A DNA window from Micromonospora inyonensis contains the following coding sequences:
- a CDS encoding substrate-binding domain-containing protein, producing the protein MVNRKALAASSAALLMMGLVACSSESGSSADGDDKKVSVSLIIKTQGTSFFKKMADGATKASQDLGVDLTVAAGKVDGDEETQIQAIENAISRGDQGILITPNGPGVFDAIAKARDAGVKVIALDTVPDPASLVDTTYATDNFEAGRLVGEWTAKKLDGKDATIALLDLFGDKVLTVDYDRNQGFLTGMGIDVADRKVNGDEAKTGNYTGGKGGKYTIVGNLPTKGTEDGGRTATETLLSKNPNINVIYGINEPASYGGYQALKAAGKTEGLITVSIDGACDGVNYVKDGILQATAQQYPLKMAEMGVKAIHDLVVNGTEPKSDEGKDFVSTGVNLVTQDPQDGVKSIDTTEGLKDCF; encoded by the coding sequence ATGGTTAATCGGAAGGCCCTCGCCGCCTCCAGCGCGGCGCTCCTCATGATGGGCCTCGTGGCCTGCTCGTCGGAGAGCGGCTCCTCAGCCGACGGTGACGACAAGAAGGTGTCGGTCTCGCTGATCATCAAGACCCAGGGCACCTCCTTCTTCAAGAAGATGGCCGACGGCGCCACGAAGGCCTCGCAGGACCTGGGCGTGGACCTGACCGTCGCCGCCGGCAAGGTCGACGGCGATGAGGAAACCCAGATCCAGGCCATCGAGAACGCCATCTCCCGCGGCGACCAGGGCATCCTCATCACCCCGAACGGGCCGGGAGTCTTCGACGCCATCGCCAAGGCGCGGGACGCCGGCGTGAAGGTCATCGCCCTCGACACGGTGCCGGACCCGGCGTCGCTGGTCGACACGACTTACGCCACCGACAACTTCGAGGCGGGCCGCCTGGTCGGCGAGTGGACGGCGAAGAAGCTCGACGGCAAGGACGCGACCATCGCCCTTCTCGACCTGTTCGGCGACAAGGTGCTGACCGTGGACTACGACCGGAACCAGGGGTTCCTCACCGGAATGGGCATCGACGTGGCGGACCGCAAGGTCAACGGCGACGAGGCCAAGACCGGCAACTACACGGGCGGGAAGGGCGGCAAGTACACCATCGTCGGCAACCTGCCGACGAAGGGCACCGAGGACGGCGGCCGCACCGCGACCGAGACGCTGCTCAGCAAGAACCCGAACATCAACGTCATCTACGGCATCAATGAGCCGGCCTCGTACGGCGGCTATCAGGCGCTGAAGGCGGCGGGCAAGACCGAGGGCCTGATCACGGTCTCGATCGACGGCGCCTGCGACGGCGTGAACTACGTCAAGGACGGCATCCTGCAGGCCACCGCCCAGCAGTACCCGCTGAAGATGGCGGAGATGGGCGTCAAGGCCATCCACGACCTGGTGGTCAACGGCACGGAGCCGAAGTCGGACGAGGGCAAGGACTTCGTCAGCACCGGCGTCAACCTCGTGACCCAAGACCCTCAGGACGGCGTGAAGAGCATCGACACGACCGAGGGCCTCAAGGATTGTTTCTGA
- a CDS encoding ABC transporter permease codes for MTNTVPPPTAAPDLSSAFLDRSTPLSRLRDLLHRHPAISPAVVLVVSVLVFGLLNDRFLAPANLSLITQQVAVVGTLAIAQTLVILTAGIDLSVGAAMILAAMVMAQSASSTGVPPTLSLVLGLLAGIAAGGLNGLLVTRLKLPPFIVTLGTLSIFTALTLLYSGGNTVRGSQLSDTLTLTGNTLPVLGIKISIGVLIMLALYILIAYVLNRTAWGRHVYAVGDDKEAARLSGIRVDRVLASVYLVAGAIIAVTAWIQIGRTNAASPNSGIDLNLDSITAVVIGGTSLFGGRGVIWGTLLGALIVGVFRNGLALAGLDVLYQTLTVGILVIAAVAVDQWIRKAKS; via the coding sequence ATGACCAACACGGTACCGCCGCCGACCGCGGCACCAGATCTGTCTTCGGCCTTTCTCGACCGCTCGACACCTCTTTCTCGTTTGCGCGACCTGCTGCACCGGCATCCCGCCATCAGCCCCGCCGTCGTCCTCGTCGTCTCGGTGCTCGTGTTCGGACTGCTCAACGACCGTTTCCTGGCTCCGGCCAACCTTTCCCTGATCACCCAGCAGGTCGCTGTCGTCGGCACCCTCGCGATCGCGCAGACCCTGGTCATCCTGACCGCGGGGATCGATCTCTCGGTCGGCGCGGCCATGATCCTGGCAGCCATGGTGATGGCTCAGTCGGCGTCGTCCACCGGTGTACCGCCGACGCTCAGCCTGGTGCTCGGGCTCCTCGCCGGCATCGCCGCGGGCGGCCTGAACGGGCTGCTCGTGACCCGTCTCAAGCTTCCGCCGTTCATCGTGACACTGGGGACGCTGAGCATCTTCACCGCTCTGACACTGCTCTACAGCGGCGGCAACACGGTGCGCGGCTCGCAGTTGTCCGACACGCTCACCCTCACCGGCAACACTCTTCCGGTGCTCGGCATCAAGATCAGCATCGGCGTGCTCATCATGCTCGCCCTCTACATCCTGATCGCGTACGTCTTGAACCGGACGGCGTGGGGACGGCACGTCTACGCCGTGGGCGACGACAAGGAAGCCGCGCGGCTCTCGGGTATCCGCGTGGACCGGGTGCTCGCCTCGGTCTACCTCGTCGCCGGGGCGATCATCGCGGTCACCGCGTGGATCCAGATCGGGCGTACCAACGCTGCCAGCCCGAACTCCGGCATCGACCTCAACCTGGACTCCATCACCGCGGTCGTCATCGGTGGGACGAGCCTGTTCGGTGGCCGGGGCGTCATCTGGGGCACGCTGCTGGGCGCCCTCATCGTGGGTGTGTTCCGCAACGGCCTGGCACTCGCCGGCCTTGACGTCCTCTATCAGACCCTGACGGTCGGAATCCTGGTGATCGCGGCCGTGGCAGTCGACCAGTGGATCCGGAAGGCGAAGTCATGA
- a CDS encoding IS4 family transposase: protein MRVAAGVFAPGHLGELTQFIPFEMVDEILAATRRTQQRIRLLPARVVVYLVLAGCLFAELGYGQVWQKLTAGLAGLGLAEPSSGTLREARQRLGSAPLRALFDLLRGPAVTTANHAVRWRGLLVTAIDGTMMSVADAEAVRDRYRKQRGNHGGAGYPAVRLSVLLTCGTRSIIDAVFGPVSTGELDQARTLARSLRAGMLLLADRNYAAADLITTLAATRADLLIRCKNGRRLPVITRYRDGSWLSTIGTVRVRVIDAQISVTTTDGIRTGGYRLITTLLDPHTHPAGELMKLYHRRWEIETAYLELKSSILGGRVLRARTPGGIDQEIYALLTVYQVLRTAMTDATDSQPATSPDRDSFTIALNTARDQITNAAGVIADTVIDLVGAIGRVVLAHLLPDRRIRVKTRMIKRSNSKYQARGPNIDRRSYKATIAIDIITNHCETPAGP, encoded by the coding sequence GTGAGGGTAGCCGCGGGTGTGTTCGCACCGGGTCATCTGGGTGAGTTGACCCAGTTCATACCCTTCGAGATGGTCGATGAGATCCTCGCTGCGACCCGCCGTACGCAGCAGCGGATCCGACTGCTGCCGGCCCGGGTGGTGGTCTATCTCGTTCTGGCAGGTTGTCTGTTCGCCGAACTCGGCTACGGGCAGGTGTGGCAGAAACTGACCGCCGGTCTGGCCGGGCTGGGCCTGGCCGAGCCGTCCTCGGGGACGTTACGTGAGGCACGGCAGCGGCTCGGGTCCGCGCCGCTGCGGGCGTTGTTTGATCTGCTCCGTGGCCCGGCCGTCACCACGGCGAACCATGCCGTGCGCTGGCGGGGGCTGCTGGTGACCGCGATCGACGGGACCATGATGTCGGTAGCCGACGCCGAGGCGGTCCGGGACCGTTACCGCAAACAACGGGGTAACCACGGCGGGGCCGGCTACCCGGCAGTGAGGCTGAGTGTCCTGCTGACCTGCGGCACCCGCTCGATCATCGACGCCGTGTTCGGCCCGGTCAGCACCGGTGAACTCGACCAGGCCCGCACCCTGGCCCGTAGCCTGCGGGCCGGGATGCTGTTGCTGGCCGACCGTAACTATGCCGCCGCCGACCTCATCACCACACTCGCCGCGACCAGGGCCGACCTGCTGATCCGCTGCAAGAACGGCCGCCGCCTGCCCGTGATCACCCGCTACCGCGACGGGTCCTGGCTCTCGACCATCGGCACGGTACGGGTGCGGGTCATCGACGCCCAGATCAGCGTCACCACCACCGACGGCATCCGCACCGGTGGCTACCGGCTGATCACCACCCTGCTCGACCCGCACACCCATCCCGCCGGCGAATTGATGAAGCTGTATCACCGCAGATGGGAGATCGAAACCGCCTATCTGGAGCTGAAATCCAGCATCCTCGGCGGCCGGGTCCTGCGTGCCCGCACCCCCGGCGGCATCGACCAGGAGATCTACGCCCTGCTCACCGTCTACCAGGTCCTCCGCACCGCTATGACCGATGCCACCGACAGCCAGCCCGCCACCAGCCCCGACCGGGACAGCTTCACCATCGCCCTGAACACCGCCCGCGACCAGATCACCAACGCCGCCGGCGTCATCGCTGACACGGTCATCGACCTGGTCGGCGCCATCGGCCGCGTGGTCCTGGCCCACCTGCTACCCGACCGCCGGATCCGGGTGAAAACCCGGATGATCAAACGCTCGAACTCCAAGTACCAAGCCCGCGGACCCAACATAGACCGGCGCAGCTACAAAGCCACCATCGCAATCGACATCATCACAAACCATTGCGAAACACCCGCCGGACCTTAA
- a CDS encoding SIS domain-containing protein → MLNFDEARFVAIQASAVALAESIDALVGRLLNMGAQNLFFLGAGGAGVLMQPAAQLMQRESAFPTFLENAAELLAVDSKNLGPQSIVVIPSLSGTTREALAISEFAQKRGATVVALTGNDESPLAKAADHNFTVRAADDTSSESFYLQSLLIALSIQKHRGEREDYAELVSGLKSLPGHLLEIKRAFEGRAAELAIQFSDERYHILTGAGPSWTESWYFATCILEEMQWIRTRPVHASDFFHGTLELVEKGVSVFLLKGEGPTRELAERVERFVPTVTDTFTVIDTADFAMPGVGAGLRALVSHVVHATVLERFSAHLEKVRNHPLTTRRYYRRIDY, encoded by the coding sequence TTGCTGAACTTCGACGAAGCCCGTTTCGTGGCCATCCAGGCGTCCGCGGTCGCCCTGGCCGAGTCGATCGACGCCCTCGTCGGCCGGCTGCTGAACATGGGCGCCCAGAATCTCTTCTTCCTCGGTGCCGGCGGCGCCGGTGTCCTCATGCAACCGGCGGCGCAGCTCATGCAGCGTGAGTCGGCGTTCCCCACGTTCCTCGAGAACGCGGCGGAGCTGCTGGCCGTGGACTCGAAGAACCTGGGCCCGCAGTCCATCGTCGTCATCCCCTCGCTGTCGGGCACGACCAGGGAGGCCCTGGCAATCAGCGAGTTCGCTCAGAAGAGGGGCGCCACGGTCGTCGCGCTGACGGGGAACGACGAGTCCCCGCTGGCGAAGGCGGCCGATCACAACTTCACCGTCCGGGCCGCCGACGACACCTCGTCCGAGTCCTTCTATCTGCAGTCGCTGCTGATCGCCCTCTCGATCCAGAAGCACCGCGGCGAGCGGGAGGACTACGCCGAGCTGGTGAGCGGACTGAAGTCACTGCCGGGCCACCTGCTCGAGATCAAGCGCGCGTTCGAGGGTCGCGCCGCCGAGCTGGCCATCCAGTTCTCCGACGAGCGCTACCACATCCTCACCGGGGCCGGCCCGTCCTGGACCGAGTCGTGGTACTTCGCCACCTGCATCCTGGAGGAGATGCAGTGGATCCGGACGCGGCCGGTGCACGCCTCGGACTTCTTCCACGGAACGCTGGAACTCGTCGAGAAGGGCGTCAGCGTCTTTCTGCTCAAGGGAGAAGGCCCCACCCGTGAGCTCGCCGAGCGGGTCGAGCGCTTCGTCCCGACCGTGACCGACACGTTCACCGTCATCGACACGGCCGACTTCGCGATGCCCGGCGTCGGCGCCGGACTGCGCGCCCTCGTGAGCCACGTCGTGCACGCGACCGTTCTCGAGCGCTTCAGCGCCCACCTCGAGAAGGTCCGCAACCACCCTCTGACGACCCGACGGTACTACCGCCGCATCGACTACTGA